One genomic region from Terriglobus aquaticus encodes:
- a CDS encoding aspartate aminotransferase family protein, whose product MNLFHQNSDAERMLERDREWLLPVYARFPIVMERGEGVYLFDTSGNRYLDMMAGLGVNALGHAHPRMVRATADQARMLVHLSPQYCTPYAGELAERLCALSGMEGVFYSTGGSEAVEGAIKVARAYAAEAFGPHKHRIVSLLGSYHGRTLGSLAVTGQTKYRDNFGPDLPGVDFVVRDDLASLQAAVSDETCCILIETVLGEGGVYEVSPEFLAEARRLADKHHALLVLDEIQCGLGRTGDWFAFPRIGVKPDVLILGKPLGGGIPLSALLVTGPLFHALGLGKHGSTLGGSPMACRLGLEFLSVVEDEGLLARVTDTGAYLRTHLDGLARELDIAMEARGIGLIQGLELSIPGRPIAESALEQGLMLNFVQGNVMRFLPSFLLERQHVDTAMEIIRPLLHKANREAKAEQPELVAR is encoded by the coding sequence ATGAATCTTTTTCACCAGAACAGCGATGCTGAGCGCATGCTGGAGCGCGATCGCGAGTGGCTGTTGCCCGTGTACGCCCGCTTTCCGATCGTCATGGAGCGCGGGGAAGGCGTGTACCTGTTCGATACATCCGGCAACCGCTATTTGGACATGATGGCTGGCCTGGGTGTGAACGCCCTGGGGCACGCGCATCCTCGCATGGTTCGGGCTACGGCGGACCAGGCGAGGATGCTGGTGCACCTGTCGCCACAGTACTGCACTCCCTACGCCGGCGAGCTGGCGGAACGTCTGTGCGCGTTGTCGGGCATGGAGGGCGTGTTCTACTCCACCGGCGGATCGGAAGCGGTGGAAGGTGCAATCAAGGTCGCGCGGGCATACGCTGCGGAGGCATTCGGACCGCACAAGCACCGGATCGTCTCCCTGCTGGGCTCGTATCATGGCCGCACGCTCGGATCTCTGGCAGTCACCGGCCAAACAAAGTACCGCGATAACTTCGGGCCAGACCTGCCCGGCGTTGATTTTGTGGTGCGGGACGATCTGGCATCGCTGCAGGCTGCGGTCTCCGACGAAACCTGCTGCATCCTGATTGAGACGGTGCTGGGCGAAGGCGGCGTGTACGAGGTTTCGCCGGAGTTCCTGGCCGAGGCGCGACGCCTCGCGGATAAGCACCACGCCTTGCTGGTGCTGGACGAAATTCAATGCGGGCTGGGCCGCACGGGTGACTGGTTCGCCTTTCCACGAATCGGTGTGAAGCCGGATGTTCTGATCCTGGGCAAGCCGCTGGGTGGTGGCATCCCGCTTTCCGCCCTGCTTGTCACCGGCCCGCTATTCCACGCGCTCGGCCTGGGCAAGCACGGCTCCACACTGGGCGGCTCGCCGATGGCTTGCCGGCTTGGTCTGGAGTTCCTGTCCGTCGTGGAAGACGAAGGTTTGCTGGCCCGCGTCACCGATACCGGTGCCTACCTGCGGACTCACTTGGATGGGCTGGCGCGCGAGCTGGACATTGCAATGGAAGCGCGGGGTATCGGGCTAATCCAAGGCCTGGAACTCAGCATCCCGGGTCGTCCGATTGCGGAAAGCGCGCTGGAGCAGGGCCTGATGCTCAACTTCGTGCAGGGCAACGTGATGCGGTTTCTGCCCAGCTTCCTGCTGGAGCGGCAGCACGTGGACACCGCCATGGAGATCATCCGGCCGTTGCTGCACAAGGCGAATCGCGAGGCAAAGGCAGAGCAGCCGGAGCTCGTCGCGCGCTAA
- a CDS encoding alpha/beta hydrolase encodes MIRTIEDLRGPAGRLEAVLNEGLDTSAYAALVCHPHPPSGGTMHTRAVYQTMKVFESLGIPTLRFNFRGVGVSEGTYDDGRGEVDDVRAALEWIDRTLQLPILLAGFSFGANVSWRAGCGDSRVRGLIGLGMPLEAGGRNYSYEFVSKCTQPKLLVTGAEDAFAPRERMEEVMRQAPPPIEMHWIAGAEHFFMGVPGSPAPKLPQMQEAVRTWVRSTFLGS; translated from the coding sequence GTGATCCGAACCATTGAAGACCTTCGTGGTCCCGCGGGACGGCTGGAGGCCGTGCTGAACGAGGGCCTGGACACAAGTGCGTACGCTGCGTTGGTCTGTCACCCGCATCCGCCCTCAGGCGGCACCATGCATACCCGCGCGGTGTACCAGACGATGAAGGTGTTCGAGTCGCTCGGCATTCCGACGCTGCGCTTCAACTTTCGCGGGGTCGGCGTCAGCGAGGGTACCTACGACGACGGCCGGGGCGAGGTGGACGACGTGCGGGCGGCGCTGGAGTGGATCGACCGGACGCTGCAACTTCCGATCCTGCTTGCCGGTTTCTCCTTCGGCGCCAACGTAAGCTGGCGCGCAGGCTGTGGCGACTCCCGCGTTCGCGGCCTCATCGGTCTCGGCATGCCGCTGGAAGCCGGCGGGCGGAATTACAGCTACGAATTCGTGAGTAAGTGCACGCAGCCGAAGCTGCTGGTCACAGGCGCGGAGGACGCCTTTGCGCCGCGCGAGCGCATGGAAGAGGTGATGCGGCAGGCTCCGCCGCCGATCGAAATGCATTGGATCGCGGGAGCGGAGCACTTCTTCATGGGCGTTCCCGGATCTCCAGCGCCCAAGCTGCCGCAGATGCAGGAAGCGGTACGCACCTGGGTGCGCTCCACCTTCCTGGGCAGTTAG
- a CDS encoding UdgX family uracil-DNA binding protein (This protein belongs to the uracil DNA glycosylase superfamily, members of which act in excision repair of DNA. However, it belongs more specifically to UdgX branch, whose founding member was found to bind uracil in DNA (where it does not belong), without cleaving it, appears to promote DNA repair by a pathway involving RecA, rather than base excision.), whose translation MSLLHALAERVTRVTVPPSFDAWRELARKALLRGLEPDSIDLADATVAAQADDLFGAVQTDASALDGPYAEMSQERPHVPRAFLDRAKLASYHRDPQRWNLLYRLLWRLQSNRDLMRIEVDHDVSAMLRLVQQVKRDEHKMHAFVRFRRIEGERGEEFIAWYEPAHRILELAAPFFAERFAVMRWSILTPDGSAYWDPELHQLQFGPPLDRTHAPAGDELETLWKSYYGSIFNPARLNPEGMRSHMPVKYWNNLPEVELLPSLLQAAEGRVESMISKQGGKPSAAPFVPHEHTLPVIQAALPTCRGCDLYEHAIQVVPGRGPVTADLVLVGEQPGDQEDKRGEPFVGPAGGVLRKALAEAGVDPDAVYMTNAVKHFKFVQRGKLRLHQNPRMSEITACKPWLMAELDALKPKLVVALGASAAKSLLGGTFALMRDRGKLMQANFAEQVMATIHPSAVLRGRDDAAREQLYRHLRDDLMLARQYLGAA comes from the coding sequence GTGCCGCCCAGTTTCGATGCGTGGCGCGAGCTCGCGCGTAAGGCTCTTCTGCGTGGGCTGGAGCCGGACAGCATCGACCTCGCAGACGCCACGGTCGCCGCCCAGGCCGACGACCTGTTCGGAGCGGTGCAGACCGACGCGAGTGCACTGGACGGCCCCTACGCCGAGATGTCGCAGGAGCGGCCGCATGTTCCTCGAGCCTTTCTCGATCGCGCCAAACTTGCCAGCTACCACCGTGACCCGCAGCGCTGGAACCTGCTGTATCGGCTGTTGTGGCGGCTCCAGTCGAATCGTGACCTGATGCGCATTGAGGTGGACCACGACGTAAGTGCGATGCTGCGCCTGGTGCAGCAAGTGAAGCGCGACGAGCACAAGATGCACGCTTTCGTTCGCTTCCGCCGCATCGAGGGCGAGCGCGGCGAGGAGTTCATCGCCTGGTACGAGCCGGCGCATCGCATCTTAGAACTGGCTGCACCCTTCTTCGCGGAACGATTCGCCGTGATGCGCTGGTCCATCTTGACGCCGGACGGTTCGGCCTACTGGGATCCCGAGTTGCATCAGTTGCAGTTCGGTCCGCCACTCGACCGCACACACGCGCCTGCCGGGGACGAACTCGAAACGTTGTGGAAGAGCTACTACGGCAGCATCTTCAACCCGGCCCGTCTGAATCCCGAGGGGATGCGCAGCCACATGCCGGTGAAGTACTGGAACAACCTGCCGGAGGTGGAACTGCTTCCCTCTCTCTTGCAGGCGGCGGAGGGCAGAGTGGAAAGCATGATCTCAAAACAGGGCGGCAAGCCGAGCGCGGCTCCGTTCGTTCCGCACGAGCACACGCTCCCTGTGATCCAGGCGGCCTTGCCTACCTGCCGCGGCTGCGACCTGTACGAGCACGCCATCCAGGTGGTGCCGGGCCGCGGACCAGTGACCGCCGACCTTGTGCTCGTGGGCGAACAGCCGGGCGACCAGGAGGACAAGCGCGGCGAGCCCTTCGTCGGCCCTGCTGGCGGCGTCCTGCGGAAAGCTCTCGCAGAAGCTGGTGTGGATCCTGACGCTGTCTACATGACCAATGCGGTAAAGCACTTCAAGTTCGTGCAGCGCGGCAAGCTGCGGCTGCACCAGAACCCGCGGATGAGCGAGATCACTGCCTGCAAGCCATGGCTCATGGCCGAACTGGACGCACTGAAGCCCAAGCTGGTGGTGGCGCTTGGCGCCAGCGCGGCCAAGTCGCTACTGGGCGGCACCTTCGCGCTCATGCGGGACCGCGGCAAGCTGATGCAGGCGAACTTCGCCGAGCAGGTGATGGCGACGATTCATCCTTCGGCCGTGCTGCGCGGACGTGATGACGCTGCCCGCGAGCAGTTGTATCGTCACCTGCGCGACGACCTGATGCTGGCTCGACAGTACCTGGGTGCCGCCTGA